In Nicotiana tabacum cultivar K326 chromosome 19, ASM71507v2, whole genome shotgun sequence, one DNA window encodes the following:
- the LOC107819658 gene encoding uncharacterized protein LOC107819658: MGVLVDTWCFCNGGGKSERMKASIFTTKGPAMAHIAASGTGFLIHRNLLLTTHLILPCFAAAEAAEIQLQNGVASSLFPNRFFITSSVLDLTIVGLDVMDGDTNAHVQQPHYLKTCSKPNLELGNVVYLLGYSDKKELTVGEGKVVIATDNLIKLSTDGISWSPGTAGFDIHGNLAFIVCDPMKLATSSHSKSSSASPSSSSSRKDCPMQFGIPIPIICDWLNQHWEGNLDDLNKPKLPITRLISAGQKSEHSCASFTMRRVFKSTEAENGETPSSSNRLSKPREHCGPSCSAVATNMEDEALTTDLHAVHGIRTPEIYESPNLTSIPVRKKESTHIQLLNINFPPRIAKFPDSAQPARKIPSSFGENFVNKPPLQQPVREGKPSDMWQSNPVADAEIASTGSVNGVQSEVQSSSSPIKILEMENGYSSDGQITMYSAETAESRNIPSPREGRFQQVGRSQSCVNYNRWGTVQKNSGARRAMLEQQRSGMQGRKVYSQGATSQRSNDYYSPTVSSIMKKRSNLEPPIRRNILEPPTRPRQSAVNSSPRWNF, from the exons atgGGGGTTTTGGTAGATACTTGGTGTTTCTGTAATGGAGGTGGCAAGTCTGAGAGAATGAAAGCTTCTATTTTTACCACAAAAGGTCCTGCTATGGCCCACATAGCTGCTAGTGGCACTGGTTTCTTGATTCACAGGAATCTTTTGCTCACTACTCACCTTATTCTCCCTTGTTTTGCTGCTGCTGAAGCTGCTGAGATCCAACTCCAAAACGGCGTCGCTTCTTCCCTTTTCCCTAACAG ATTCTTTATTACCAGTTCTGTATTAGATCTGACAATAGTGGGCCTTGACGTCATGGATGGAGACACAAATGCACATGTTCAGCAGCCTCACTACCTTAAAACCTGTTCCAAACCTAATCTGGAGCTGGGTAATGTGGTTTACTTGCTAGGGTATAGCGACAAAAAAGAGTTGACAGTCGGTGAAGGAAAAGTAGTAATAGCCACTGATAATCTTATAAAGCTGTCAACTGATGGCATAAGCTGGAGCCCAGGTACTGCTGGTTTTGATATTCATGGCAATCTTGCGTTCATTGTATGTGACCCTATGAAGCTTGCAACATCTTCACACTCAAAATCGTCATCCGCTTCACCATCCTCTTCATCGTCAAGGAAGGACTGTCCCATGCAATTCGGTATACCCATCCCCATCATATGTGATTGGTTAAACCAGCATTGGGAGGGAAACCTTGACGACCTCAACAAACCCAAGTTACCAATAACTCGGTTAATATCAGCTGGTCAAAAGAGTGAGCATTCTTGTGCTTCCTTCACAATGAGGCGTGTTTTTAAGTCAACTGAAGCTGAAAATGGGGAGACTCCATCATCATCGAACCGATTGTCAAAACCTAGAGAGCACTGTGGACCAAGCTGTTCTGCCGTTGCAACTAATATGGAAGACGAAGCATTAACTACTGATCTTCATGCTGTACATGGAATTCGAACTCCTGAAATTTATGAGTCACCAAATTTAACTTCCATACCAGTTAGGAAGAAGGAAAGTACTCACATCCAGCTTTTGAATATTAACTTCCCGCCAAGGATTGCCAAATTTCCCGACTCAGCACAACCTGCCAGAAAAATCCCATCGAGCTTTGGTGAAAATTTTGTCAACAAACCTCCCTTGCAGCAGCCAGTAAGAGAAGGCAAACCAAGTGATATGTGGCAGTCCAACCCGGTGGCAGATGCTGAGATTGCTTCAACTGGATCCGTAAATGGGGTCCAGAGTGAAGTTCAATCAAGTTCTTCTCCTATAAAGATATTGGAAATGGAAAATGGATACAGCAGTGATGGACAGATAACAATGTACTCTGCTGAAACTGCTGAAAGCCGAAATATTCCAAGCCCAAGAGAGGGAAGGTTTCAGCAAGTAGGGAGGAGCCAAAGTTGTGTGAACTACAATAGGTGGGGAACAGTCCAAAAAAATTCAGGTGCTCGTCGAGCAATGCTAGAACAACAAAGGAGCGGTATGCAAGGAAGAAAGGTCTACTCCCAAGGAGCAACTTCACAAAGGAGCAATGACTATTACAGCCCAACGGTATCTTCAATCATGAAGAAACGAAGCAACTTAGAGCCACCAATTAGACGAAACATCTTAGAGCCACCAACTAGACCTCGTCAAAGTGCAGTAAATTCATCGCCAAGATGGAATTTCTGA
- the LOC142173448 gene encoding uncharacterized protein LOC142173448, translating into MDVLARHIQGKVPWYMLFADDIVLINVVRCRVNTWLEVWRQTLEYKGFNLSRTKTEYLACKFSVGMHEAEMDVKLDTQVIPKRDSFKYLGFVKQGNRDIDEDVTHRIGAGWMK; encoded by the coding sequence ATGGATGTGCTGGCGCGACACATCCAAGGGAAGGTACCATGGTatatgttatttgcagatgacataGTGCTGATTAACGTAGTGCGATGCAGGGTTAACACTTGGTTGGAGGTGTGGAGACAGACTCTGGAGTATAAAGGTTTCAATTTGAGTAGGACTAAAACAGAATACTTAGCGTGCAAGTTCAGTGTTGGGATGCATGAAGCAGAAATGGATGTAAagcttgatacacaagtcatccccaagagagatagTTTTAAATACCTTGGGTTTGTAAAGCAAGGTAATAGGGATATTGACGAAGATGTTACTCATCGTATTGGAGCGGGGTGGATGAAATGA
- the LOC107819660 gene encoding uncharacterized protein LOC107819660 — MYDFATELVKQHPDLAKNDEHEKSALKELAMKEFAFLSGSRLNYWQLLLFSCVPVRSTSRSHKRIPNDVENVTDEPQMFKPKLCERLYFRTVIKKLGALLFDVLEKCMPPLLHVREKKSKHYNAVKFAECLCEKIERLSHEEVDSIVSRPLLEAARYGSYELVEIIVRKFPSLVYSIDRNDKNIFHLAIEHRCENVFNLVYQMSQHRHQLMISADSSRNTMLHLAGKLAPQNKLNLVSGPALQMQRELQWFKEVKKLVPPSYWEICNNEGKIPSVVFTTEHAELKIKGEQWMKDTANSCTIAAALIATIAFAAAITVPGGNDGESGLPTFARNVAFIVFSISNAASLFTSSTSLLVCLSVLTSRYAEEDFLYALPRSLILGLFTLFLSITLMTISFSATVYIVFGQKKAFVLASVATLACLPIVSFVLLQFPLLVALMSSTYGHGIFGKKSNRPFY; from the exons ATGTATG ATTTCGCTACTGAGTTGGTGAAACAGCACCCTGATTTGGCCAAAAATGACGAACATGAAAAATCTGCTTTGAAGGAGCTTGCCATGAAGGAATTTGCATTCCTTAGTGGAAGTCGTTTAAACTATTGGCAACTATTACTCTTCTCTT gTGTCCCTGTCAGGTCAACTTCAAGGAGTCATAAAAGAATACCGAATGACGTTGAGAATGTAACCGATGAACCACAAATGTTTAAGCCAAAACTTTGTGAAAGACTTTATTTCCGAACTG TGATCAAGAAGTTGGGTGCACTTCTGTTTGATGTTCTTGAAAAATGCA TGCCACCTTTGCTACACGTCCGAGAGAAAAAGTCAAAACATTACAATGCAGTTAAGTTTGCAGAATGCCTATGTGAAAAAATAGAAAGATTGAGTCACGAAGAAGTTGATTCAATTGTTAGTCGTCCTCTCCTTGAAGCAGCACGCTATGGCAGCTATGAGCTTGTTGAAATTATTGTGAGAAAATTTCCTTCACTAGTTTACTCTATAGACCGAAATGACAAGAATATATTCCACCTTGCAATAGAGCATCGATGCGAAAATGTGTTTAACTTGGTTTATCAGATGAGTCAACATAGGCACCAATTGATGATTTCAGCAGACTCATCCCGCAATACCATGCTGCATTTGGCTGGAAAACTAGCGCCCCAAAATAAACTAAACCTTGTTTCCGGCCCAGCTCTTCAGATGCAACGAGAATTACAATGGTTCAAG GAAGTAAAGAAGCTTGTACCGCCTTCTTACTGGGAGATTTGCAACAATGAGGGCAAAATTCCGAGTGTAGTATTTACTACGGAACATGCTGAGTTGAAGATAAAAGGAGAACAATGGATGAAAGATACAGCAAATTCATGCACAATTGCAGCTGCACTCATTGCTACCATCGCATTTGCTGCAGCAATTACAGTTCCAGGTGGCAATGACGGCGAAAGTGGACTCCCCACTTTCGCCAGAAACGTTGCTTTCATTGTTTTCTCCATCTCGAATGCAGCATCACTATTCACTTCTAGCACCTCCCTGTTGGTGTGTTTATCCGTTCTGACTTCCCGTTATGCAGAAGAAGATTTCCTTTATGCTTTGCCTAGGAGTCTAATTCTGGGTTTGTTTACTCTATTTCTCTCCATAACACTCATGACGATTAGCTTCAGTGCAACCGTGTATATTGTGTTCGGGCAGAAGAAAGCATTTGTGCTTGCATCTGTGGCTACACTGGCTTGCTTACCAATCGTCTCCTTCGTGCTTTTGCAATTTCCCCtccttgttgctttgatgtcttccACATATGGGCATGGCATCTTTGGCAAGAAAAGCAACCGCCCATTTTATTGA